The sequence CATTAAAGTAGGACAACTCGACGACGATAATATTCGGCAAGAACTTGAAGAATATGTAATTACCCGTGAACTTGATAAACATTTTCACACCTTTTTTGAGCGCTATACAACAGCACTAGATACCCCAACGGATAAAATGGGAGTTTGGATTTCTGGATTCTTTGGTTCAGGGAAATCTCACTTTCTAAAAATCCTATCTTATTTACTCGATAACCGAGAATTGGGGAACCGTCGAGCCTTAGATTATTTTGATCAAATCCGAGTTCCCGATCCCTTTTTACGCGCTAATATCACTAAATCTGCACAGAATTCTACCGATGTAATTTTATTTAATATTGATTCTAAAGCGGATGCAACGAGCAAAAATGATAAAGAGAGTATTGTCAAAGTTTTTCAAAAGGTTTTTGATGAACATTTAGGATATTTTGGCACAGTTCCAGCCCTGGCAGAATTTGAACGTAAATTAGATAAACAAGGGAAGTATGAAGCATTCCAGCAGGCATTTAAAGAAGTTTCTGGCTTAGACTGGAAAGATAACCGAGACGCTTGGGGATTCCATCAGGAGCAGATGATTTCTGCTTTACAAAATAGTACGGGAATGAGTGCAAAGGATGCCTCTTGCTTACTGGATTTTAACGAACAAAATTATAGCCTGAGTATTGAAAAATTTGCCCTTTTAGTCAAGCAATATCTGGATCAAAAAAGCCCTCACCATCGCTTACTGTTTATGGTGGATGAAGTCGGGCAATATGTCGGAGATAACAGCCACTTGATGCTCAATTTGCAAACAGTTGTTGAGGACTTAGGAATTCATTGTCAGGGACGAGCTTGGGTCGTGGTCACATCCCAAGAAGCAATTGATGAAATTACCAAAAACCGGATTAAAGGGCAAGATTTCTCTAAAATTATCGGTCGATTTAATCGTCCTTTAAATTTATCTTCTGCCAACACCGATGAAGTAATTAAACTCCGGTTATTAAATAAAAATGATGCAGCTAATCAAAGTTTAAAAGCACTCTACCATCAAAAAGTTGCTATCTTAAAAAACCAAATTACCTTTACGGCTGACTGTGCTGAATTACCAGGATATCGCCATGTAGAAGAATTTGTTTCCGCTTATCCTTTTATTCCTTATCAATTTAATTTACTCCAACAAGTTTTTACTGTAATTCGGGTTATGGGGGCGGCAGGTAAACATTTAGCATCAGGAGAACGTTCCCTCTTAGATGCCTTTCAACTGGCTTCAAAAGCCGTTGCTAATGAAACATTAGGGGCATTAGTTTCCTTCAATACTTTCTATTTAGCCGTAGAAGGATTTTTAGATAGTACCATTAGTCAAGTCATTGACCAAGCTGAACGAAATTATCAATTACAAGCTTTTGATATTGACTTGCTGAAAACTTTATTTATGATTAAATATGTTAAGGAAATTCGCGCGAACTTAGATAACTTAACAACTTTATGTCTAACTCATATTGATGAAGATAAATTAAATCTCAGAAAAAAAGTAGAAGCTTCTTTAAGTCGTTTAGAAAAACAAACCTTAATTCAGCGTATTGGGGATGAATATAATTTCCTCACCTATGAAGAACAAGATATCGGACGGGAAATTAAAAATACTGATATTGACCCCAGTGATGTCACCACCGAACTGCAAAAATTAGTATGGGAGTCTATCTTTACCGACAAGAAATTCCGTTACGACTCCCGCCATCAATATGATTTTAATCGCAAGTTAGACGACCAAACCAACGGACAGCAAACCAGTGATTTAACTCTCCATATTATTACCCCTTATGCTGACCGTTATAGCCAACTGCAAGAAGATACTCCTTGTATTCTCAGTACAGGTTCAGGAGAAGAGGTTTTAGTTAGATTACCGGATAACCAAACCCTACTCGATGAACTCACCGAACTGGTAAAAACAGATAAATATATCCGCCGTAAAAATAGTGGTAATTTGAGTCCCACTGTGCAAACCATTCTAACAAATCGGGGTGAAGAAAACAGTCGGCGAAAAGAACGCATTACTACAACTTTACAAGATTTAATTGCCCGTGCTGATGTATTTGCTTGTGGAAGTAAAGTTGAAATTAGCACCCGTGACCCGAAAAATGTATTAACAGAAGGATTAATATATCTGGTTGATAATGTTTATAAAAAACTGAATTATGTTGAAAGTGAATTTGAAACAGAAGCACAAGTGAATATTGCCTTTACCCGTGAAGATTTTGAACTCAATACTTCAGGACAACCTTTTAATGTAGCCGCCCAAAGTGAAATGTTAACTTGGTTAAACGATGAGGCGAGAACCCATCGACAAGTCACTATTAAAGCATTAATTGATAAATTTCAATCCCGTCCCTATGGGTGGTCAGAATTCGATATTTTGGGGGTAATGGCAGAATTAGTTAATCCAGGGAAGTTAGAAATACGCCTCGCCCAAGCAACTGTTAATTTTAGAGAATCGGGGTTAGTTGCTAAGTTGAGATCTCGTAAAGGTTTAACTGAATATACCGTGCGTTTAGGAGAAGTAATTAATTCTGCTAGTTTAAAAGTCGCGAAGGATTTAGCTAATGATTTATTAGGAAATACACCTCCTAATGATGCTTTAAAATTATTTGAACTTTATCAACAAGATTTAAAAAGCAAACAAACACAATTAAAGACTTGGTTAGACCAGGCAAAAATTGAAGAATTACCTTTTATTAACCTGCTAGAAACTAATTTACAATTAATTACCGAATTAATCAAAAAGGAAAGTCCCGCAACGTTTTATAATGAAATTCGGAGTCATCGGGATGAGTTGGAAGAATGGGTTGAAGATGAACAAAAACTTAAATCTTTTTTCACTGCACAAATTAAACTATTTCAGCAAGCCAAACAGGATTTGAACAGTTTAGAATTGGAGTTACGCTATATTACAGATGGGGATTTATTGCAGCGAGTGGAAACAGTACGTCAAATTTTATCAATGACAGACCCAACGGCAAAAATTCCTCAATTACCGATGTTATTACAGCCAGTTAAAGATAAGGTGCGTGAGGTTTTACAGGGACAAATTGAACAAGCAATTTTACTTTCTGAAAATATCAAACAAGAGCTTGTTAAATATGTCCAAGATGCCTATCCTACTCAACAGATTGATTTGGGGCAGTATTTTACCGAGATTGAAAGGGCAATTTCTGTGATTAAAAATGTCACTAATATTGATTCTGTGATGGCGCGACAAAGTGAATTACAGGGATTTGGTAATAAGTTTAGACAACAAATTGATGCAGTGGCGGCTCAAATTATCAACAGCGCTAGAGAAAAAACAGGTTCATACTCAGTTAATCCGATTGTAGCAATGCAGGTGGTGAAATATGCTCCTAAACCTGTTTTAGAAACGGCTGAGGATGTAGAATCTTATTTAGGGGCTTTACGAGGAGCATTACTAGGAGAAATTGAGCAAAACCGCCGGGTGCGGATAGAATAGAGATTCTCTCCATTTAATAATGAAATTAATTGGGCTTTTTTATATTCGTGGAATTTTTCGCTGAGTTCTTTTTTTAGTTCACAGCAAATTCTGTGAATTTCCGAGCATTGGGATCGTGAAACCCAAGGACAATCGCTTGTTTAGGTACTCCTAACTCAATCAGTTGATTGGCAACCCCTACTTCTGTACCATCATGCTGAATCCAAATTTTATCGCCCTTGATATCAATATGGATCAAGCAACTAAACACACGGCGATCGCCCTCCCAGCCAACTGTTACTAACTGATAATGGTCATTTTGCGTATCGATGATCGTAAATTGCTCTATGTCTCCGTAAGAAGGTTTATACTTATTGTGTTCTGCAAGTAATTGTTGAATGAATTGACGATATTGTTCTAGTTGTGCCATTGTACAATCACCTCTTGTCCGGGATCGAAAACGAGAACCTTAACCTGGTATTCAGAAACACTCAACTGTGCTAATTCTCCAGAAAAAAAGTTACGATATACTTTAATTGGAACTGCTAAAAAAAGAACCCGATTTGGCTGTTTGACCTTTAATGCGACCCGATAGTTAAGAAACTGCCCTAAAGCATGATGAAATTCTGTTGTTAGAGAAGGGGATAAAAAGCTTTTGATTTCAACAGCAATCTGAAAGCTTTCTTTCTCGGCAGCAATTAATTGCTCTGCGCCTAAATCAACTTCTAGCCGACCGGAAGACAACTCTAACACCAGTGGGTCATGGGTAATCAGCCAACCCTCTTTTTGCAGGGCTGCCTTAACTATATCGTGATAAACATCCTTGGCAGACATCAGGATATCAAGTTTACTCAGGTTGACTAATCTCTATTAACAATTATACAATCCCCGCAGCAAAACTAATAATCACGCACCTTAATCCTAGAAGAAATTCAGCAAAATCGTTTAGAATAGAGATGATCTCCATTTAATAGCTAAAATCAATTCTGGAGGTAAATTGTTATGAATACTAAATTAGTGGAATCTTTGGCTGAAATTATTCAGTCTTTGACGGCGGAAGAAAAGGATTTATTAAACCGGAAAATAAATCTAAATACTGAGATTCAACACCGTCCTGTTTATGAAGTAGCTAACCCGGAAGAAAAAGCTCAGGTTTTTCTAAACTGGGCTAACAGTCATCGTTTGAATACTCCCATTTTATCGGATGAAGCTATTAGTAGAGAAAGCATTTATGGAGACAGAGGTTAAATGTCTTATTTACTAGATACTAATATTTTGCTCAGGAGTTCAGAACCCTCCCATCCGATGTTTTTTAGTGCAACTACAGCGATTAGTATATTATTAAAACGAGGCGAAGAATTATATATTACACCGCAAAACTTAATAGAGTTTTGGAATGTCTGCACTCGTCCTAAAGATAAAAATGGATTAGGATATTCAATTACAGAAACTAGAGAGGAAGTGGCAAAATTAAAGACGATGTTTCCCTTATTAATGGATACCAGTGCTATTTATCCAGAATGGGAAAGGTTAGTCAGCACTTATCAAGTTAAAGGTGTTAATGTTCACGATGCTCGGTTAGTGGCTGCTATGTTGATACATAATTTAACGCATATTTTAACTTTTAATATTGATGATTTTCGTCGTTATGTAGAAATTACTCCCGTAAACCCTGGAGATGTTACTGATTAATCTGTGTTAAAATAAAGTGTAATTTCAAAAAACACTTGCTCAAAATTACTGTTAGTTTTTTTAATAAAAATGAACCGCAACTCTATCAAAACTTTCGCAATTTGGGCGCGTCGCCATCTACGGGAACAAGTGACCGCCCGGGCTAATTTATATGGGATTAGTTCCAAGGAATTGATAGAACCTCAAACCGTTGCGGGGGGTTTATTAGTGGCGGGAC comes from Planktothrix agardhii NIES-204 and encodes:
- the xisI1 gene encoding fdxN element excision controlling factor protein, translating into MAQLEQYRQFIQQLLAEHNKYKPSYGDIEQFTIIDTQNDHYQLVTVGWEGDRRVFSCLIHIDIKGDKIWIQHDGTEVGVANQLIELGVPKQAIVLGFHDPNARKFTEFAVN
- a CDS encoding FdxN element excision controlling factor protein, with the protein product MSAKDVYHDIVKAALQKEGWLITHDPLVLELSSGRLEVDLGAEQLIAAEKESFQIAVEIKSFLSPSLTTEFHHALGQFLNYRVALKVKQPNRVLFLAVPIKVYRNFFSGELAQLSVSEYQVKVLVFDPGQEVIVQWHN